From Cotesia glomerata isolate CgM1 linkage group LG2, MPM_Cglom_v2.3, whole genome shotgun sequence, a single genomic window includes:
- the LOC123258931 gene encoding uncharacterized protein LOC123258931 produces MNAEIKHGLRNSPIAQSTTLGWIVYRAVTAKHASTSHAELHASLDTSLQDAIAKFWEQKEVPSGNSPLNTAEEDECEVHFRQTHYRQPDGRYVVKLPLKAPESQLGDSINAAIGSLCRLIICLSREKDYSDMYRAFMAEYIQLGHMVQVPINDLPANAYFLPHHGVLKLDSTTT; encoded by the coding sequence ATGAACGCTGAGATTAAACATGGACTTCGCAATTCTCCGATTGCACAATCCACCACGCTTGGTTGGATTGTCTATAGAGCTGTCACCGCTAAACACGCTTCCACGTCACACGCAGAATTACATGCGTCATTAGACACATCATTACAAGACGCTATCGCTAAGTTTTGGGAACAGAAAGAGGTTCCATCAGGTAATTCACCGCTCAACACCGCTGAGGAAGACGAATGTGAAGTTCACTTTCGTCAAACGCATTATCGACAGCCTGATGGACGCTATGTAGTGAAATTACCACTTAAAGCCCCCGAGAGTCAACTTGGCGACTCTATCAACGCAGCCATAGGGTCACTCTGCAGATTAATAATTTGCCTGTCGCGAGAAAAAGATTATTCTGACATGTACCGTGCGTTCATGGCAGAATACATACAACTAGGACACATGGTTCAAGTTCCAATCAACGACTTGCCCGCAAACGCTTACTTCTTGCCTCACCATGGGGTGTTGAAGCTTGATAGCACCACTACGTAG
- the LOC123258932 gene encoding uncharacterized protein LOC123258932, whose product MLRIRCNRILFATDITKIFRHIEVNSLDWPLQCILWIDEDDLVDAYCLKTVTYGIASAPFDAVRVLIQLVKDEGHRFPLAVAPMLETRYVDDIYGGADNERDAIKVAVQTKALCAAGCFLLDKWASNSPTLLAEVAPEKQLETPLKEISDAPVKVLGMYWNSHTDALQFKYTLPPETPKTKRAILSEIAKLYDPLGLLAPIVVKAKIFMQDLWLDRVSWDEQLSPSLIHKWTGYREDLRNIESIRIPRWNNIAPGATVELHGFSDASQNAMAAAVYLRVTDADGNTKEVQSLENVRINLWTDSAVTLAWIKSPATRWKTFVRNRVGKIQETLRDVSWKFIPGKQNPADCASRGIPTLKLNQYALWWHGPTWLHGPESSWPTLEPPADNATHREERQGLTLVTWKAENCLLQQLLSHYTQLFPLLRKLSIWHCVIDRFKRVPQSSLAYPLTPSDMERAKLTLIKFTQEQYFAREIHMLQDGDGLPKNNCITKLTRFIDHQWVLRVGGRLKHFNPPGAPHFGGKWEAAVKSIKFHLRRTIGDSLLTLEQYSTLLAQIEAILNSRPLTPLNEDPADLAVLTPGHFLIGQSLTAVPEPSLTEVQSARLSHWEQVQQMVQHFWKRYYQDCIHRYQAISKWHHQRNEIKVGSVVLITTEDLPPTKWPLAKVIAFHPGEDGQVRVVTVKIVNTELVRPITKLCVLPLTYEEDDLVDAASNPGENVQ is encoded by the exons ATGTTGAGAATCCGCTGCAACAGGATTCTATTCGCTACTGACATCACCAAGATTTTCAGACATATTGAGGTTAATTCGCTTGATTGGCCACTTCAGTGCATTCTCTGGATAGATGAGGATGACCTAGTAGACGCTTACTGTCTCAAGACAGTCACCTACGGGATCGCTAGTGCACCTTTTGACGCTGTACGTGTGCTCATCCAACTAGTCAAGGATGAAGGACACCGCTTTCCGCTAGCTGTTGCTCCAATGCTGGAAACACGCTACGTAGATGACATCTACGGTGGAGCAGACAACGAACGAGACGCTATAAAGGTTGCAGTGCAAACAAAAGCTCTGTGCGCCGCAGGCTGCTTTCTGCTCGACAAATGGGCTAGTAATAGTCCAACGTTGCTCGCTGAAGTCGCTCCAGAAAAGCAGCTAGAAACACCGCTTAAAGAAATCAGTGATGCACCAGTAAAGGTCCTGGGCATGTACTGGAATTCACACACTGACGCTCTCCAGTTCAAGTACACGCTACCGCCAGAGACACCTAAGACAAAAAGAGCTATTTTGTCTGAAATCGCTAAGTTGTATGACCCGCTAGGACTTCTCGCACCAATTGTCGTCAAGGCCAAGATCTTTATGCAAGATCTGTGGCTAGATAGAGTGTCATGGGACGAACAATTGTCACCATCGCTCATTCATAAATGGACTGGATATCGCGAGGACCTTCGAAATATCGAATCCATCCGCATTCCACGCTGGAATAATATTGCACCTGGAGCAACAGTAGAATTGCACGGGTTCTCAGACGCTTCGCAAAACGCTATGGCTGCCGCTGTTTATTTGAGAGTCACTGACGCTGATGGGAACACAAAG GAAGTTCAGTCGCTAGAAAATGTCAGGATTAATCTCTGGACTGACTCCGCCGTGACTCTCGCATGGATTAAAAGTCCAGCAACCCGCTGGAAGACATTCGTCCGCAATAGAGTGGGAAAAATCCAAGAAACGCTTCGAGATGTCTCCTGGAAATTTATTCCAGGAAAGCAAAACCCCGCTGACTGCGCTTCAAGAGGTATACCAACGCTAAAGCTAAATCAATACGCCCTCTGGTGGCATGGACCGACTTGGCTTCATGGACCAGAATCCTCTTGGCCCACTCTGGAGCCTCCGGCTGACAACGCAACGCATCGAGAAGAACGCCAAGGTCTGACACTAGTAACTTGGAAAGCAGAAAACTGCCTGCTCCAACAATTACTATCGCATTACACGCAGCTGTTTCCACTGCTACGGAAGCTCAGCATCTGGCATTGTGTCATCGACCGCTTCAAAAGAGTTCCACAATCTTCGCTGGCCTACCCGCTTACTCCATCAGACATGGAGCGCGCTAAATTGACCTTGATTAAGTTCACTCAAGAACAATACTTCGCTAGAGAGATTCACATGCTTCAAGATGGTGATGGTCTGCCGAAAAATAACTGCATCACCAAGCTGACTCGGTTCATCGACCATCAGTGGGTCCTGAGAGTCGGTGGCCGCTTGAAACAC TTCAATCCGCCTGGAGCTCCACATTTTGGAGGAAAGTGGGAAGCCGCTGTGAAATCAATTAAGTTCCATCTTCGACGAACAATCGGAGACTCGCTGTTGACACTTGAGCAGTATTCAACGCTATTGGCTCAAATTGAAGCCATCTTGAACTCCAGACCGCTCACACCGCTGAATGAAGATCCTGCTGACCTGGCAGTACTGACAccaggtcatttcttaatcggACAGTCACTAACCGCAGTTCCAGAGCCATCGCTGACAGAAGTACAATCCGCTCGGCTCTCGCATTGGGAACAAGTCCAGCAAATGGTTCAACATTTCTGGAAACGCTATTATCAGGACTGCATCCACCGCTACCAGGCCATTTCCAAGTGGCATCATCAACGCAACGAGATCAAAGTAGGTTCAGTTGTACTGATCACCACTGAAGATCTCCCGCCAACTAAGTGGCCATTAGCCAAAGTCATCGCTTTCCATCCAGGTGAAGATGGACAAGTCCGCGTGGTGACTGTCAAGATAGTTAACACAGAGCTAGTACGTCCAATTACAAAGCTCTGTGTCTTGCCGCTAACATATGAAGAAGACGATCTTGTCGACGCAGCCTCCAACCCGGGGGAGAATGTTCAGTGA